TTCGAGCGGATCCAGCAACAGTGGCGACGCCGGAGTGCACTGCGGCTCCTCGCTTTCCTTGCACTACTCGCTGGCTTCTACGCGACGACACGCTGGCTCGGCTTCGATCTCGCCTATCTGTGGGCCCATCGGGAGAACCTCCGGTCGGTGCTGATAGAGGAGATGCTGTTGCCCGGCCCGCTCTGGGAGCAACTGGTCGCGGACGCGCCACAACTCCTGCCTGCGGCCGCCGAGACGCTCGGTATCGCTGCGGCGGGGACGGCGATCGGGCTTCCGCTCGCGTTTGTTCTGGGCGTGCTGGCCGCGAGCAACGTCACGCCGCGATACGTCCACGCGAGCGTCCGGCTCTTCCTCGGCGGCGCGCGCGCCATCCCGAGCATGGTGTATGCCCTGCTGTTCGTCGTGCTGGCCGGTCTGGGGCCGGTCGCCGGGACGCTCGCGATTGCTGCGGGGACCATCGGCGATCTCGGCCGACTGTTCGCCGACGAGATGGAAGAGATCGACCGCGGGCCCGTCGAGGCCGTGCGTTCGACCGGCGCGAGCTTGCTGGCGACGACCTCGGCCGCACGGCTCCCACAGGTGTCGACCGCGTATCTCGCGTGGACGCTGTTCTATCTGGAAATCAACGCACGCAAAAGCACCGTCCTCGGGATCGTCGGCGCTGGCGGGATCGGCTATCCGCTCATCATGGCCTTCCGGGCGCGCAACTACACCCGCGTGATGGCCGCGATTATCGTGATCCTCGTGCTCGTCGTGGGCGTGGAACTCGTCGCCAACCGGTTGCGGGATCGGTTTGGCCTCGACCGCGAGCGGGCGAGCTAGCCCGATGCCAGCACAAAACGATCTGTCTCAGTCGTCGGTCGCTGCGGCGTCACCGGCGGCCTCGGCATCGCTCGTTTCGGACGCACTGGGGCCATCAACCGCGCTCGCGTCGTCGACACGTGGGAAGTTGCCGATGGTCTCCGCACGGAACGCTTCCTCGTCGAACTCGTACTCGCCGTCGAGGAACTCCAGAACGGTATGGGTGTCCCGCATGGCGTTTTTCAGGCAGGTCGAGGCACCCGGCGAGGGCGTGATGTTGAAGATGACGTCGTCGCCGACGATCTTTGCCTCACCCATATCGAGGGACTTCTCGCTGGTATCGACGATCTGCGGTCGGACCCCACCGTAGCCCTCGGCGCGCTCGATGTCGTCGAGTTCGACGCTCGGGACGACCTTCTGGACGTCCGGCAGGAACTGGCGCGGGCCGACTTCGGGGAGATCGTACAGGAGATTTTCGAGGACGTACGGCAGGAGGATGCGATCGGAAAGAATGTTTGCGTAGCTGAGGAACGACGCGGCGTTGAGACCGAAGACGTCGAGGAAGTCCCCGACCGTCGAGATCCGCCCGCGTTCGAGCGTCGGGACCATCTTCGCCGTCGGACCAAACCGCGTGACGCTCGAATCGTGGACGTCGGCGTCACCGTGGACCGCGGCGAAGGGGAGCTTCTTCATCTGGAGGGTGTAGACCTTGCCGTTGAGCAGGTCGTCCGCGAGGAAGAAACTACCTGCGACAGGGAGCAACGCTTTATCCTCGCCGTAGCCAAGCTCCTGGGCGATCTGGAGGCTGTGCGAACCGGCGGCGACCACCGTAGCGTCACAGTCGAAGCGGCCACCGTCGGTCTCGATCGTGTAGCCGTCCAGCGTCGGCGTGATATCCGTGACTTCGGTGCCGGTATAGACGTCGACAGTAGCTTCTTCTTTTGCCTCCTCGACGAACGATTTTGTCGTCTCGCCGTAGTCGACGACGTAGCCGTCGGGCGTCTGGAGGGCCAGCATCTCCACGTCCTCGTCGCGGCCCTCGACGACTTTCGGCTCGATCTCGGCAATCTTCTCGCGACCGATCGGGCGCAGTTTCGGGAAGAGGTCGCCAAAGCCCTCGTCGTGGTATCGTTCCTCTAGCTCTGCGACTTCTTCCTCACCGACAGCGAGCACCATCTTGCTGCGCCTGGCGTGCATCTCGCTGTCGTCATCGTAGTTTTCGAGATATCCCGCGAGCAGCTCCGCGCCCTCCTTGACTTCTTCGGCCTTTTCGAGAGTGTAGTTCGTCTCGATATCTCCGAAATGGAGCGTCTGGGAGTTGTTGGTGTGATGGGAGTTGATCGCCGCCAGCTCGGATTCTTTCTCGATCAGCGCGATCGAGTCGATATCAGTAAACTTTGCTGTTGTATACAGGAGCGACGCACCACTGATACCGCCGCCGACGATAACGAGGTCGTACTTACCGGTCATATATAGGGTCGTTATTCCCACGACAGCACTCATAGCATATAACTAATGTTCTTTCCGCCGAAGATTCGTTGATTGTCGAACCACACATCGACACGGTACAGGGTATCTTACACGGATTTTCATTGTATTTCATCCCTATGGCCCGTAATGGGAAACCGCGTTCGAGGCCATATTCGTCGATTGTCGGTTTACCCGTCGTAGCCGGTCAGCAGGCACAATATTATGAGAGGCGTCTACAAACAACAGGCGTATGTCGGATACGGATCAGGACGAGTTACTACACGAATCGAGTGCGACACGAAGTCGAAACGGCCTCGCCGCCTTCTTCCATCGGCTCTCGCGTCGACTCGCCCGCGGCGAGCCGGTCCCGGTCGACGAGGAACAGACAGTCACGGTAGCCCCGCCCGAGGAGTCCGATCTGGCCGTCGAGATCGGACGCGATGGCGACCGGCTCAGCCTCGATATCGCGGTCGAGTGGGAGGAAGGCGAGGGGGACGTCGAAACCGATGTACTCGCGAGCAAGGCGACCTTCGAGGTCTACCAGGACAACGCCGAGCAATGGCGCTGGCGACTCGTCCACCGCAACGGCAACATCATCGCCGACGGGAGCGAGGGATACGCGTCGAAACAGAAAGCAACGCAAGGGCTCGAAAGCGTCAAGCGCAACGTCGCCGGCGCGAACGTCGTCGATCAGTCGAAGGACGAACCTGTCGAGACTGATCCAGCAGGCAGTAACGCGACGGCAGAGCTATTCGCCGACAAAGCGGCCAAGTGGCGCTGGCGACTCGTCCACGACAACGGGAACATCATCGCCGACAGCGGTCAGGGATACTCCTCCAAACAGAAGGCAAAGCAGGGGTTACAGAGCGTGAAGACGAACGCGCCGGGCGCACCGGTCGAAACGTCTGACTGAGCACCCCTTTTTACCTCGCCACTCCGGACTACAGTTCGAACTCGGTCTGGGACTGATACTTGCGTTCTGCGGTCTCCTGTGCAACCGCCAGCACTTCCTCGAAGGCGGTATCATACTCCGCCTCACCGTAGGACTGCGAGTACTCGACCGACCAGCCGTCCTCGGGAACCCGTGAGAGATAGCGGATCCGGCCATCTGTCGCGAGCAGAACGTCGTCAGTGTGGTCCTCGTCTGGTCCCGCACGGCCACCCCCGCCACGAACCATGACCACGGTGGCCTCGCGCACGCTATCGCTCGTGTCGAGGGCATCGACGGCATCTGTCGTCAACGGGGCGTCCGGTAGTGATGAGAGGATTCCGTCGTCTTCGTCCATATCAGCATGGTCGACACCAAGCGCCAAGAGGGTACTGGCTCAGTCGAGCCGGTAGCTGTCGACGCGTCGCACCGCAACGACGTACGCGACAGGGACGAGGGCAACCAGCCCCGGCAGCAATACCTGCCCAAGTGTTTCGAGATCGCCCGGTGTGATGTCGAACGGTGCCCAGTCCGTGATGAGGCTGCTCAACAGGAGTCGCATGATCTCGTCGGTAACGCTTGCCGTGGCAAGTACCGAGAGGAACACGAGCAACGTAAAGAGGCTGAACGCGGCCTTGCTCGGAACCGACGCCGACCGGTCGGCCGTGACATCGATCGACGAAAAGCGAGGGAACAGCGCGCCGAGGCCACTCGCGACGATCCCGCCAGCGACGACAGTGGCAACTGCAACCGCACCGATGGATAGCAGTTCGGGTGCCGACCGGTTGCCGATCAGCCCGACGCCGACCGCGCCGAGCAGCGTCACCGGGGCGAGCAGTAACGTCGCGGCGAGGACATGGCCACGGACGACCTCATGTCCGCGAGCGCGGGAGAGCAACAGTGTGGGGAGGGTCGCGCTCTGGTTGCCGAGCACGTTCAGCGGGAACGACGCGCCCGCCGCCCACGCCCCGTAGAGGACGACCAACCAGATGGTGTAGTCGGGGACGGTCCCGGTCGTTACTGCTGACTCAACGATCGGCAGGGTGAGCAGGAGTGGCAGGGCAACGAAGACCAACTGAAGCGGGGCGCGATAGGCCCGCACCAGTAGCATCACGGCGACACCACGCGTGCTGTCACGACGCGTAAGACTCCCAACCAGGGTGTCCAGCCGTTCGACAGCCGTAGTACCGTCGGCTGGCTCGGATTCCTCGGCCGAGCGAGCGTCGTCGGTATACCAGGTGAACGCCCCGGCACGGGCAGTCGCGAGGGCGCTAGCCGGGATGATTACCGCTGCGATCGCCAGGACAGCGAGTGCCCGAACTATCGACGCCTCGGCTCCGGGCGTCGTGACCAGTGCGAGGTCGGCCAGCCAGCCGACCGGGGTCGCCTCGATCGCCTCGCCAGCAGTATCGAGGAGCCGGTTGAGTTCGCCCGAGAACACGAGCCAGGCGTAGCCGACGACGACGACAGCGCCGAGGACCGGTTTCAGGTCGGAAAGGCGTTTGGAGCGTCGTATTGCACCCTTGGCCGCGAGACCGATCGGATAGCCGACGAGCGCGGCCGTGACCAGCAGCGTCACGCCAGCGACGACCGCACCGATTACGGGGAACGGGGAACCGACTCCTGCGGACAGGCCCACCCCGCCGACGACAAAGGCCGGGAGCACGAACGGCGCGAACCAGACTGCAGCGTTCACGAGCAGTCCCCCAGCGACATCCTTGGGTGGGCGGACCGTCAGTACGCCCGCGGCGTTGTCAATCTCGCCGTCCGAGCCGATTCCGGTCACAACGGCGATCACGACAGTGAATAGCCAGAACCCGGCAACGACAGTTGCTGCGGGGGCGACAGCGTCGGCCTCGCCCGCCGCAAGTGCCGAGCCGACGTCTCGCGTAATGTCGTACACAAGGGGTAATACGAGCAGGATTCCGAGCAGTCCGAGTCCAACCAGCGCCAGCCAGACGTCCTGCTGGCGGAGCTTTCGCCATCCGCGGCGAAGCTCCGTGATGCCGATCAGCAGGCTGATCCGTGGCGTGGGAAACCGACTGTACCGACTCCCCTCGCGTGGGCGCTCACTCCCCATTGCCCATCCCTGCCGGTTCGGCAGCCCCCGCTTCGTCCTTCCGGGTGACCTCCAGAAACGCGGTTTCGAGATCGGCGCTCTCGGCGGACTCAGCACGTCGTTTCAGCTCCGCGGGCGTCCCCTCCGCGACCAGCCGCCCGTCGTCAATGACACCCACGGTGTCAGCGAGCTCGTCGACAACCGGAAGGATATGTGTCGAGAGAAACACGGTCATATCCCGTTCTGCGAGGTCAGCCAACGTATCGCGCATCGTCCGCGCGGCGCGCGGATCCAGACCGCTGGTCGGCTCATCCATCAGCACAACCTCGGGCTCGTGTAGGATCGCACCGATCACGCCGACTTTTTTGCACATCCCGGTCGAGTAGCCGGCAATCCGACGGTCGGCGGCGTCGGCGAGGTCGAATCGCGCCAGCAGTTCCTCGATCCGTGCATCGACGTTGCCCAGTTCGTGCAGCCGGGCTACGTACTGGAGCTGTTCTCGCCCGGTCAACTCGTCAAAAACGGGGGGATCTGCTGGTAGATACCCGATCCGTTCGGTGATTGCGGGTCGGTCCGTGATGTCGACTCCGGCGACGGTTGCGGATCCGCTGGTCGGCATCGTCAGCGTCGTCAGCATTCGCATTGTCGTGGTCTTCCCCGCACCGTTCGGCCCGAGAAACCCGTACACCGATCCCGTCGAGATCGACAACGAGAGATCATCGACCGCGAGCTCTTCGGCATACCGCTTAGTGAGCCCGTCGGCAACGATGGCGTGCTCGGTCATCGTGTGACGCTACTCTTGGGAGGTACTTTTCTACACTCCGAGGGGGTACTGGAGAGCTGTGCACTAGGTGACACTAAACTGAACATATTCACTCGAAACCGACACAATATTAAATAATTTCCGAACGGGAATAGCTCTGGAGCATCCGTCAGTTGTGACAAAACTGAACATACATGATCCGTTTCGAGGAATGTGCTCACGTACAAAAAGTAAATGATCGTTCGGACGCTGAGGCGTAATCATTGCGTTTTTTGATGGGTCCGGCGTAGGTGGGGGTATGAGAAACGCAAAGATTGTCTGTACCATCGGACCAGCCTCGGACTCTCGCAGCATGTTGCGGAACCTCGCGGATGCGGGAATGTCGGTTGCACGTATCAACGCGAGCCACGGGAACCGGGAGGACCGAGCCGATCTGATCGATCGGATTCAGGCCGTCAGTCAGGCGTCGGAAGAGCCGCTCGCGGCGATGTTCGATACCCAGGGCCCGGAGATCCGAACTGCCGATATCGACGGGGCGATCGAACTCGAAACCGGCTCCGAGATCCGCCTGTACGAGGGTGACGATGCGACGCCCGAAGCCGTCGGACTCTCGATCCCGATCACGGGTGTCGACGCCGGGGACACCGTGCTGTTCGACGACGGCCGAATCGAACTCACGGTCACCGAGGTCGATGGCGACGACATCTATGCCGAGGTCATCAGCGGCGGCGAGCTCACGGCTCGCAAAGGTGTCAACGTTCCCGGCGTGGATCTCGAACTGGACGTCGTAACCGAAAAAGATCGCCGCGATCTTGCGCTCGCGGCCGAAAAGGAGGTCGACCTGGTTGCAGCAAGTTTCGTCCGCGACGCCGACGATGTCTACGCTGTCAACGAGGTCCTCGAAGAGCACGGCGCGGATATCCCGATCATCTCGAAAATCGAGCGGGCCGGTGCGGTCGAGAACCTCGACGAAATCATCGAGGCGTCATACGGGATCATGGTGGCCCGCGGTGATCTCGGCGTCGAATGTCCGATGGAGCAGGTGCCAGTCGTCCAGAAACGGATTATTCGGAAATGCCGTGAGGCCGGTGTTCCGGTTATCACCGCGACGGAGATGCTCGATTCGATGGTGCATGCCCGACGCCCCACCCGCGCGGAGTCATCCGACGTTGCCAACGCCGTCCTCGACGGTACTGATGCGGTGATGCTCTCCGGTGAAACGGCGATCGGTGACCATCCCGTTCGTGTGGTCGAAGCGATGGATCGGATCGTCCGGGAGATCGAACGGAGCACCGAGTATCGCGAACTCCGCGAACAGCGCGTCCCCACCGCCGACGATACCCGGACCGACGCGCTCGCCCGTTCCGCGCGCTATCTCGCCCGCGACATCGGCGCAAGCGCCATCGTCGCCGCAAGCGAGTCCGGCTACACCGCGCTGAAGACAGCAAAGTTCCGGCCCGGTGTCCCGGTCGTCGCCGCGACGCCAAACGAGGGAGTCCGTCGCAAACTCGCGCTCTCCGGTGGCGTCCAACCTGCTAGCACGACGTTCGTCGAGGAAGGCTCGGATCGACTCATCGAGAACGCCGTACAGTCCGCGATCGATGCCGGTGTGGCGGAGAGCGGTGACACTGTCGTCGTTCTGTCCGGCATGATGACCGAGTTCGACGATGTCCACTCGACGAACCTGCTCAAGGTCCACGTCGCCGCCGAGACGGTTGCATCAGGCCGAGTTGTCGTTGATGGTCGCGTCTCCGGACCAGTCGTTCGAACTGATGACGGTGATCTGTCCGCGGCGCCCGAGGGAGCGATCCTTTCACTCGGCCCCGACTTCGACGGCGAGTTCTCCGGCGACACGGAGAAGCTGGCCGGTATTGTCGATGCTCGACCCGGGCTCACGGGCTATCCGGCCATGATCGCACGCGAACTCGATATTCCGATGATCAGTGGCGCTCCGCTGGGTAATGCAGTCGACGAGCTCGATCGTGTCACGGTCGACGCCGAACGTGGCGTCGTCTACGGCGGGGATATCCTCGAAGCGCGTCGGTCCGTCGTCGATCAGTAGCGATCCGAGAGCCGCGGTCTTTTGTCACTGGAGCGCAAACGACCGGTATGACTGACGGGAGCGGCGAACCGGAGCGTCGGGGCGAGTCCGAGCAGACCCCGGTTGGACCACCGGACGGGCGTGACGACCCATCAGCCGAGTCTCCGGACAGTATCGAAGTCGACGCCGACGAGGAGTGGCGCTTCGGCGTCGACGATGTCGACGAAAACGGTATCGTCAACGAAGGCGGCCGCATCGACACATCGATCGAGCCGGAAACGATCGCCGCCGAAAACGCCGTGTTCGTCGTGCTGGGCGTCGTCATTGCGGTACTGATTCTCGCCAGAACCGTGACCGTGTTCGCGTGAGGGCGGGCCCTGCACAAGTGTTAATCCACCGCAACCCCAATGACGAGTATGGTCTTGCAGGCTATCGATGCGCCGACGCTACTCGTGATCGCAGGGATCATCCTGCTCGTAATGGAAGCGATGGCTCCCGGCGCAAACTTCATCGTCCTCGGCGTCGCCCTGCTGGTGGCGGGATTGCTGGGACTTGCTATCGGCGGCGTGCTCGGCGGGCCCGTCTCGACGCTCGCGCTCGCCGGGATGGTACTCGTGACCGGCGCTATTGCCCTGTTTATCTATCGCGAGTTCGACCTCTACGGCGGTACGGAGGCGGGGCAGACGAGCAACTCGGATTCGCTTACCGGCCAGACCGGCTACGTCACCGAGCGAGTCACGAAACAGAGCGGACAGATCAAACTCGAAGAGGGGGGGTTCAACCCCTTCTATCAGGCCCGCAGTATGGATCAGGAGATCGAAGAGGGGACGGAAGTGATCGTCGTGGATCCCGGCGGGGGCAACGTGCTCACTGTCGACTCGTTTGAGCATCTCGACGAGGACGA
This sequence is a window from Natranaeroarchaeum aerophilus. Protein-coding genes within it:
- a CDS encoding NfeD family protein, with the protein product MVLQAIDAPTLLVIAGIILLVMEAMAPGANFIVLGVALLVAGLLGLAIGGVLGGPVSTLALAGMVLVTGAIALFIYREFDLYGGTEAGQTSNSDSLTGQTGYVTERVTKQSGQIKLEEGGFNPFYQARSMDQEIEEGTEVIVVDPGGGNVLTVDSFEHLDEDEIDRALARDRDLDEEGGKAGNQGGEHEDTDSAPVTEASESAETEQATE
- a CDS encoding HVO_2922 family protein gives rise to the protein MSDTDQDELLHESSATRSRNGLAAFFHRLSRRLARGEPVPVDEEQTVTVAPPEESDLAVEIGRDGDRLSLDIAVEWEEGEGDVETDVLASKATFEVYQDNAEQWRWRLVHRNGNIIADGSEGYASKQKATQGLESVKRNVAGANVVDQSKDEPVETDPAGSNATAELFADKAAKWRWRLVHDNGNIIADSGQGYSSKQKAKQGLQSVKTNAPGAPVETSD
- the phnE gene encoding phosphonate ABC transporter, permease protein PhnE, which gives rise to MASDELAVEDEFERIQQQWRRRSALRLLAFLALLAGFYATTRWLGFDLAYLWAHRENLRSVLIEEMLLPGPLWEQLVADAPQLLPAAAETLGIAAAGTAIGLPLAFVLGVLAASNVTPRYVHASVRLFLGGARAIPSMVYALLFVVLAGLGPVAGTLAIAAGTIGDLGRLFADEMEEIDRGPVEAVRSTGASLLATTSAARLPQVSTAYLAWTLFYLEINARKSTVLGIVGAGGIGYPLIMAFRARNYTRVMAAIIVILVLVVGVELVANRLRDRFGLDRERAS
- the pyk gene encoding pyruvate kinase, which produces MRNAKIVCTIGPASDSRSMLRNLADAGMSVARINASHGNREDRADLIDRIQAVSQASEEPLAAMFDTQGPEIRTADIDGAIELETGSEIRLYEGDDATPEAVGLSIPITGVDAGDTVLFDDGRIELTVTEVDGDDIYAEVISGGELTARKGVNVPGVDLELDVVTEKDRRDLALAAEKEVDLVAASFVRDADDVYAVNEVLEEHGADIPIISKIERAGAVENLDEIIEASYGIMVARGDLGVECPMEQVPVVQKRIIRKCREAGVPVITATEMLDSMVHARRPTRAESSDVANAVLDGTDAVMLSGETAIGDHPVRVVEAMDRIVREIERSTEYRELREQRVPTADDTRTDALARSARYLARDIGASAIVAASESGYTALKTAKFRPGVPVVAATPNEGVRRKLALSGGVQPASTTFVEEGSDRLIENAVQSAIDAGVAESGDTVVVLSGMMTEFDDVHSTNLLKVHVAAETVASGRVVVDGRVSGPVVRTDDGDLSAAPEGAILSLGPDFDGEFSGDTEKLAGIVDARPGLTGYPAMIARELDIPMISGAPLGNAVDELDRVTVDAERGVVYGGDILEARRSVVDQ
- a CDS encoding DUF7312 domain-containing protein, with translation MTDGSGEPERRGESEQTPVGPPDGRDDPSAESPDSIEVDADEEWRFGVDDVDENGIVNEGGRIDTSIEPETIAAENAVFVVLGVVIAVLILARTVTVFA
- a CDS encoding ABC transporter ATP-binding protein encodes the protein MTEHAIVADGLTKRYAEELAVDDLSLSISTGSVYGFLGPNGAGKTTTMRMLTTLTMPTSGSATVAGVDITDRPAITERIGYLPADPPVFDELTGREQLQYVARLHELGNVDARIEELLARFDLADAADRRIAGYSTGMCKKVGVIGAILHEPEVVLMDEPTSGLDPRAARTMRDTLADLAERDMTVFLSTHILPVVDELADTVGVIDDGRLVAEGTPAELKRRAESAESADLETAFLEVTRKDEAGAAEPAGMGNGE
- a CDS encoding FAD-dependent oxidoreductase, coding for MTGKYDLVIVGGGISGASLLYTTAKFTDIDSIALIEKESELAAINSHHTNNSQTLHFGDIETNYTLEKAEEVKEGAELLAGYLENYDDDSEMHARRSKMVLAVGEEEVAELEERYHDEGFGDLFPKLRPIGREKIAEIEPKVVEGRDEDVEMLALQTPDGYVVDYGETTKSFVEEAKEEATVDVYTGTEVTDITPTLDGYTIETDGGRFDCDATVVAAGSHSLQIAQELGYGEDKALLPVAGSFFLADDLLNGKVYTLQMKKLPFAAVHGDADVHDSSVTRFGPTAKMVPTLERGRISTVGDFLDVFGLNAASFLSYANILSDRILLPYVLENLLYDLPEVGPRQFLPDVQKVVPSVELDDIERAEGYGGVRPQIVDTSEKSLDMGEAKIVGDDVIFNITPSPGASTCLKNAMRDTHTVLEFLDGEYEFDEEAFRAETIGNFPRVDDASAVDGPSASETSDAEAAGDAAATDD